A genomic region of Exiguobacterium oxidotolerans JCM 12280 contains the following coding sequences:
- a CDS encoding NAD(P)/FAD-dependent oxidoreductase encodes MYTHIIIGAGILGASTAYHLSKQGATVLLIDRKESGRATDAAAGIICPWMTQRRNKAWYRLANNGAHYYDTLIEELEALGETATGYRKVGTIALHESSKIEKMNTIAENRFPEAPGIGRIERLDASQVKSLFPLIDTVEDALFVSGGARVDGRALRGALERAAIHYGATVIDADAELLIETGQVQGISIDGQPHYAKHVILTAGVWINELLRPLKLELDIRTEKGQILHLDLEETKTKHWPVIMGQRGLYLVSTEDGRLALGSTHEKQLDYNLQPTVKGMHALLTRALPVAPRLEETNIHEMRVGLRPYTSNSLPVIASLDAHPNVFIANGLGASGLTIGPYLGRELAELALDQPLEIPLGDYVPTYHN; translated from the coding sequence ATGTATACACACATTATCATCGGTGCCGGGATTTTAGGTGCATCGACAGCCTATCACCTATCAAAACAAGGGGCGACCGTGCTTTTGATTGACCGAAAAGAGAGCGGACGCGCAACCGATGCAGCAGCCGGCATCATCTGCCCCTGGATGACACAACGTCGCAATAAAGCCTGGTACCGCTTAGCAAATAATGGCGCTCACTATTACGATACGTTAATCGAAGAGCTGGAAGCGCTTGGCGAAACCGCGACCGGCTACCGAAAAGTGGGCACGATTGCGCTACATGAATCGTCAAAAATCGAGAAGATGAATACGATTGCTGAAAATCGATTTCCGGAAGCCCCAGGCATCGGACGCATCGAACGACTCGACGCTTCTCAGGTCAAATCTCTATTCCCATTGATCGATACGGTCGAAGACGCGTTGTTCGTCTCCGGTGGAGCGCGCGTCGATGGTCGTGCTTTGCGTGGTGCACTCGAGCGTGCGGCAATCCATTACGGGGCGACTGTTATTGATGCGGATGCGGAATTACTCATCGAAACAGGACAAGTGCAAGGTATTTCAATCGATGGACAACCGCATTACGCGAAGCACGTGATTTTGACGGCTGGGGTCTGGATCAATGAATTGTTACGTCCGCTCAAGCTCGAACTCGATATCCGGACGGAAAAAGGACAAATCCTTCATCTTGATTTAGAGGAAACGAAAACGAAACATTGGCCCGTCATCATGGGGCAACGTGGACTCTATCTCGTGTCGACGGAAGATGGTCGTCTTGCTTTAGGATCGACCCATGAAAAACAACTTGATTACAACTTACAACCGACCGTCAAAGGGATGCATGCGCTTTTAACGCGTGCCCTCCCTGTCGCACCACGACTCGAAGAAACGAACATCCATGAAATGCGGGTTGGTCTACGTCCCTACACGAGTAATTCGTTACCGGTCATCGCCTCACTCGATGCTCACCCGAACGTTTTCATCGCGAACGGCCTCGGTGCATCCGGATTGACGATCGGCCCTTATCTCGGACGCGAGCTCGCAGAACTGGCGCTCGATCAACCGCTCGAGATTCCGTTAGGGGATTACGTTCCGACTTATCACAACTAA
- the corA gene encoding magnesium/cobalt transporter CorA, whose protein sequence is MIRALIVTQDNHVFVDTNLDRLTRSDIKWYFVDFDQPTEQEKQLLVSSFTFHPLAIEDCFQYLQRPKLEYYDGYSFFVLHAVEEPSLKGKEINLFASEHYVVSYHEQASPEVDFVFRAFESIEGQEEHLTVEVVHKIMDKIVDGYFPIVHNLEDRIFSLESRYEKEGNDKKVMEDIFDIRSDLLELARTVLPMRDLLYRVIESKRLAIHPNKQAFFRDIYDHLLKLNDMIEYNRAMTSEFRENFISLNSYRMNNIMKTLTIFTTIFMPLTFIAGIYGMNFQYMPELTVRYGYFMTLGAMALVAIGMTFYFIRNHWFDE, encoded by the coding sequence GTGATTCGTGCCCTCATTGTCACACAGGACAATCATGTTTTCGTCGATACGAATCTTGATCGCTTAACGCGGTCGGACATTAAGTGGTATTTCGTTGATTTCGACCAACCGACAGAACAGGAGAAACAGTTACTCGTCTCCTCGTTTACGTTTCATCCGCTCGCGATTGAAGATTGTTTTCAATATTTGCAACGACCGAAACTCGAATATTATGACGGGTACAGTTTTTTTGTATTGCATGCGGTTGAAGAACCCTCGTTAAAAGGAAAGGAAATCAATCTGTTCGCAAGTGAACATTATGTGGTTTCTTATCATGAACAAGCATCACCGGAAGTCGATTTCGTTTTTCGTGCCTTTGAAAGTATTGAAGGACAAGAGGAGCACTTGACGGTCGAAGTCGTCCATAAAATCATGGACAAGATCGTCGACGGGTATTTCCCGATCGTGCACAATTTGGAAGACCGGATTTTTTCACTCGAAAGCCGATACGAAAAGGAAGGTAATGATAAAAAAGTCATGGAAGACATCTTCGACATTCGTTCGGATTTGCTTGAGTTAGCACGGACGGTCTTACCGATGCGGGATTTGTTGTACCGGGTCATTGAATCGAAGAGACTGGCAATTCATCCGAACAAACAGGCATTTTTCCGTGACATCTACGACCATTTGCTGAAACTCAACGACATGATTGAGTACAATCGGGCGATGACGTCAGAATTCCGGGAAAACTTCATTTCTTTAAACTCTTACCGCATGAACAACATCATGAAGACGTTGACGATCTTTACGACGATATTCATGCCGTTGACGTTCATCGCCGGCATCTACGGGATGAACTTTCAATATATGCCCGAGCTGACGGTCCGCTATGGTTATTTTATGACGCTCGGAGCGATGGCACTTGTCGCGATCGGCATGACGTTCTACTTTATCCGTAACCACTGGTTTGACGAATAG